The genomic DNA GAATAAAGGTCCAATCAGTTTATGGTTATCACTTGGCATACACAAAGTAAATATTTGCAGTCCCTTAATTAAAAAGGGATAGAAAAGAACTTAACATAGACTCTTAACCCGTTTATGGCATATTCTCTTGATTAGAAACTCAATTTACTTGTGTCGCTAGTTTACAGTCTAACAATAACGTCATTTAATCTCTTATCATATTATCCAAGGACACATATGACAATAACAAATAACTCATTTACAAAAGCTTGTTGCCTACCCAAGGCCGTTTACTTTCTTTCTTATACACTAATAAATGCAAGCCACGTTCGAAATGAACACGATACCATATCTCAAAAGACATTTCGTAAAACATgtgaaaggaaaaagagtaaaaGAGTATAAATGAATACAAAAACAGGTCCAAAATGAGCGTAAGACTTTTTCGTTTTCTCTATTAGTTTAATTGGAAAGGGACATTCTCCGGATCCATTCCTTCTAATCCGTGAAGTTTGGAGATTTTGGCCggtgaaatttgatccaacagctacaaacaggggCTCACTTTGAAagcactttaaaagttataataactttagtcgttggatcaaatttcaacggtctaGATCTCTGACTTAGTGAATTAGGAGGAAAGGATTCAAAGAGGATCCATTTCCAATCTAATTGAAGCTTTAGAAGACTTGAGAAGGATTGGGCTTTTAGCTTAAAACAAAACTAATCAAAGTCATATAAAACACGTAATACCAGtacgaaatttttttaatatttcaaaaaCAGGATTTGATACAACAAATGTTATAATAGAGTAGTTGaatactttgaattttttttttcaatcaggGTGTCGGATTGTGTTACTAAAAAGAGATGTGATATCCACGcattcttttttacttctcacacatcctttgttaatttttatccgttgatattcttcaattcattcgatccgacggtcgaaaattagaagaacgtgcgagaagtaaaaaatgatgtgtggatatcacatccctctGAAAAATTCCTTCCCGGTATGCCTCCAAATGCCATTAAACCCACCAGAAAACCACCACGTGTCCTCTTCCTTTAAGATTAATCTTGTGGTCATAATTTGGAGTGGCAGATGTGTAAAGaacgttttaaaattttgaaatacgCTATTTGCAGTTCTTGTGGGTTGGGACTTGAGAACCGAAATTTTTTCCTACAACATTGGCGGAGAAGTCTCTAACTTCTGTCCGTTCTtcaagaaaatctgaaaatccTATTCGAATTCTCATCTGGGTAGTCGCCATTTCCTCTTCTGGTCCAACCCTTTTAATcgattttcaaaactttgatgAAATTATTGGTACTTTTTGGagtttgtttttggtgaaaagcaTCGAAATTGATACACAAAATTGATGTCTTTGGTTGAAAAGGAGATATCAAGCGTTGTTGGCGGCAGTGGCGGTGGTTGTGTGGTGGGCGATGATGGCGACGATGATGACGACGAATGCGGCAGTGGTAGCGGTGGGTCCCACGGAAGATGCAGATGCAGTGAGGAGAAGGCGAAGAAGCAGAGAGGGTTTAGTGCTGGTGGGTTGTCGAGAAATTTCGGAAGGGCCAAGCTGGTGGTCCTTCATCCGTTTGGAAGATCCAAAAAGCTGCTTCCCAGAGAAGCCAAGACAAGGGGTTCTGCTTCTGGAGCTTCTTCTTTGGGGTCGTCTTGTGCTTTTTCTTCAGGTAAGATGTTTGGAGGAGGTGGCGGTAACGGCGGTGGTAATAAAGGTTGTTACTTTTGTTTCACGAAACCCCCAACTTTGGACTCTCCAATGGGGTCTCCAACCAGCGACCCTGAGCACCCAAATTTCACCTTTGGGATGTTGAGAGCTTTTGTGGAGAGCAATGAATTTTATTCCAAAGATTGCAATCCCCACTTAGATATTGATGTTTCCCCTTATAAAATGGATTGAATTTGAAGGATATTATTATCAATTTCTGCActtttttggtgtttttgttGCGTGGAGGTGATGGTCATTTACAATTTTCTCGAAACGAATTGAAGGGGTTGTGGAATTTTGGTGTTGATGACAAGGGTGATTggattttttgaaattaaaagctTTTGATCTTGTTGTCATGATAGTTTACGCGCATTTTGGCGGTTTTGATAGTGCACATTGGTTTTAAGAATATATGCTTTAGGACAGCTTCGAGACAGTAGATGGAGAAGTCAAGCTTTGATTTGATTTCAAGAACATATTCTTCTCATTCTATGCAATGATTCATAAATCTAAGCCCTTCGTACATATGAGAAACCGCATTCATCTTGCTCTCTTCCTAAAGCTAATTCTGGGTGCAAGGAGGAGGTGCTGCACGACGGTATCAGGGTGCACATTTGAAGGACGAGGAGTGTATTTTTGATGAACTGTGGGAATGGAAAAGGTTGAAACCTATGAATTCtttgaatttgtaatttttcattcatacattgtgtttttatgtggtttttttttcttgatattgTGTGTAGATTGTAGAATGTAAAGTTTAAAACTCTGTCAATTCAATGACTGAGTCCGGGGGTGCCTCATTGACAGGCGTCTTGGATGAGATATTGCGGTTATGCTAATGAGAATCTACGGTATGCTTTTCTCTGCCTTCATTCTGTTTTCACTGGACTTTGCTCATCTGAGAGGACTTCATGGATTCTGTTTTGGGAATCTCTCTTTCCTGGTGTAATGATGGGGGGATTAGATTCGACGAGATAAGATCCCTTCATGAGTAATCCATTTTCATCATTCAAAGTTGGACGAAACTTCATTATTTCTTCCTTCAACTTCAATAGAGTGAGTTATCTAATTCAATCCTAGGCACCAAACGAGCCCTGAATTTTTGGCACTATCAGGGTTCAAACCCTAGACGTAGCCTACTCCTACCCATCTTGTTAATGGACAGATTGAAATTTGCTCCGACAAAGACTTTCACCATAAAGGAATTTGAATCCTATAATCTTTGCATGTGTCTCATAAAAATATTATCTTCCATAAACTCTTGAAGTGTATTGAAGTTTGGTTATAAGTAGCATAGCAGGATGAAGCTTTCTAATCAGTTAGAATTTACAACACCAGAAGTTTAGAGCCAATTATATTAGCAATTATCCATTTGATTTCTTAGAAACACAAGCTGATGCATTACAAATCTCTCTGGTTTCCAAGAGAGCATGCTGAAATAAGAAAAGGCTCCGTATCTTTAACACTGTTTGTAAAGGCACACCTTTCACTAAAAATCCTTGCCGTAGTAGGGCATCTTTTGCGATAAAGACCTTCATATGAGGAGTCCGATGTGGATCTGAAATGTAGCCTCGTTTGATGCTTGGTGGCCATTGTTTATGCAAATGTAGACTGACATCGGAGATGTATTTGCTTCTCTGGCAGGTGCAGCGTTTGGATATGAGTTGTTTGATGCATCGCTGGATTTTCAGTCCTTTAAGCGAGTAAGACTAAGTCGTGTTTTCTGGGGTTGGTTTTGATGGATGAGCTATATCGACTTGTTTTATTGGAAGAACAAGAATGTCGAGTACATACATGGCCAGCATCAAGAAACTACCTCCAATACTCTCTGTCGGAGGTGGAAACGACGTCGGCTCTTCAAGATGACCGCTCCCCGATCTCAATGTGACATATTACAAGTACCTGCTCATGATCATGTAAACTGTACAAATGGAGGATTGATGATAGACAAATTGCTCTGTTCCAAGGCATGATAGTTATAAGCTATTGGTTTGATTGCCGGCGGACTATCAACTTGTAGGTTAAAGGCAGGGGCGATTGCCGGCGGTAAAGGTGGTTGCGGTGATGGTGAAGGGAGCAGGTATATTGGTTTGATTCCGCCCCCAACAAGGAAATAGTACATCTCAATTTGGACGTCCTTCCTTTTGTGCAACTTTCAAACACGGGTTTTCAACACAAATGTTCTCTTGGTCGTCTGATAATCAAGGGGTATGATCAAATGGACGTGCGTCTAGTGTTTTAATCTCAAACCTTGATACCAAATCCAAAGGTGAGTGATCATGAATTCTTAGTCACCAGATGACCATGAGAACGAGTCTCGTGTTTTTAAACTCTTGCACTCCCATCTCAACAACGATAACCTATTCAAGTCACAAAGAACTTGTAGCTCTGGTGGTTGAGCACATTTACAATCACCCGAGGTTTCAATTTCGATTCTTCCCCATATCGCTTGTGTAAAAACTCACCTATCTACATCCACACACAATTACCAACCAAGAGGGAAGCAACGCAATCCATCATGTTCAAATGTTTATTACCAATAAAAGCTCAAGCGCCAACAAAAGTAGAAAAAGAGAAGATGGTCCACaccttttttttacttttttaggTCGGTGAAAAAGTTCCGCACTCAAAAATATCTGGGAAGACTTGAACAAAGATGGGCCTGAAATGTGATCAAAGTCTGACCCGATTCTGTGCCCGACCCATTTACCATTTCACAGAATTCGCAGAAACAGCTCCAAACTTTATTCACTGCATCTGGCAGATGATGCCAAAGGATAAGGAAGACGGCAAAAGAAGGTGGGCCCCACACGATTATGGGTCAAATCTAGTGGTTCCCCTCTAGTGCCGGTTATCAGGGGATTGGACCCTCGAGCAGAGGGATGGGCCAACACCCAAGGAGAGACTCACATGCACGTGCTGGGACGCTGCGCCTGTCCTTCGTATCGTGAAAAAGTTAGCGGTCATGTTACTACGTgctcgtttgaaagtgtttttaaattgatgaaacatttttttatgagtcctgaaaaaaacatttgaactcCTTCTAGTAAGAAATACATAACTagtgttttttaaaaaaatatttcgagtgcttttgaaactacaaatattttctctaaaaatattttcagtaattttaaaaCCACTTTTAAATAAGCGTTGTATCATTAGGTCGAAGTGCTACGCATAATTAGCGGAATATACACAGAAGAGTAATAATTAGATAACAAAGTTAGATTTACtattcacaaaagaaaaacgTGATCttatttaatcatttttattatgttATTGGCATGAGACGCCAATAAAAGAAGACTTTACTCTCTCCATGATGCTTAAAAGTCATTTGATGCACAATGTAGAGTTACTGtaaaatataatattcaacGAGCATATCAGATGGTTGCAAGTCTGCAAAACACTAACTAGGATCTCGTATTCGGCAAATCTCCGTACTCTATTTGTGCTCTCACATTTGTAAGAGAGATCTTATACAGCCATACATACACAAAAattttcccaattttttttttttatcaataattttCCCAAGCTTGAAAAGGACTTATATACATGTAACATATCTCAAGATGCTATCGTGACATCTCAAGTCCAGTCTTTTTGGTTGGGGGCATGTACTTCTCTTTTCACGATTTGAAGCAACATGACACATTATGCTGACCCTCAAGTAGATGGACTGAGCAACACACAAGGAGCAAACTTACACACACTTGTCAGGGCGTCACACTGGATTAATTATATATCATGTGAGAAATTTGAAACacattttaaaatgttattagCATGAAATGTTATCGGGTTTGTAACGAGTCATTTTTAATGCACAACTTAGAGTCGGCAAAAATATGGGATTCAATGTGTGATTCTTTGTTGTCACACATTTGTTAGAGCAAGGACCATACGATCGAACATATCTAAGAATTTGTCCAGACTATGCGAAATGTCTTGCCTACAACTCTCAAGACGTTAATGTGACAATGCGAATCAATAATAAATGTTACATGTTTAAGATGATCAACGTAAAATTGTATAATTAACTAAACACTAATCAAATCAAAGAATAACACATACTTTTGAATAACTATCGTAATATATATTACGTGTTCCGACTCAATAGCACAACGTTGAGTGGGAGAGCAACATGacatccaatccaatccaatccatcaccaataagaCTTATCCAAAATCAGCCGATAGGGTTCGGCACGTGATCCCCATTAGGCCCCCCTACtcgttcttttgtttttatccaTCCCATTGAGTAAAATAAGGTTCCAAACGCAAAAGGCCATgcctttaattattattttttccttatCGCAAATCCAAGAAAATCCCAagctctcgctctctctctctctgtctgacCCTCTCTGGAAGGAAGCCTAATTTTCCCATTAGTTTATGAAGCAATCATGAAGCAGATTAACTACGCCATTGACAATATTAATACAACCATGATATTCTGCCCAATGGGTTGCTTTCTCTTCCCAAATTTCAGCTGGGAACCGCCAGATATCCATGAATATTTTAATTGGAAGGGGAAGTGGGAGATGGTGATCGTTGCTATTTATGGCTGTCATCAACTAACTCCATTTACCCATTTGGAAAGGTAACCCAAAATACTCATCCAATCACTCCCCATCCCCCCACCAAGTTTGGTAGCTTTATCCGGCTGCAGAAACTCCATCTTGGatccattgttttgtgtttttggagtGGACCCGATCTCCTAATTTTTGCTTTTCTCTGTAAAACcgtacttttttttaattattttattaaaggcGGTTCCTTTGTGCACTAACAGTCGAGTCCTGCTGCTGGGATTGGAGTCCCAGTCCAGGGACAGATGGGGATGGGACTGAAAGTTCGAGACTTTAGTGGCCATTTTGTTAATTCAGTAACAGTTCTGTAGCAATCCCAAGTTTTTGTTTGCGGATTTGGGTTTTCTATAAGTTGGGTTTGCATCTGAGAGACTGAGTTAAGTTCTGCTTGCTTGTACTGCAGCTGAAGAAAGGTTAGgctgttttcatttctttttttgcctaatttaatttgtttttagcaGCAAATATGTAGTTCTGGTCACTTGTAGGAAGTTGGGTGTTTTTCCTTTTGATCTAGAATTGTTGTTGACTAATTTTTTTGATACGAACGATATTCTACTTTAAATTAATCTAACTCGAACTCAAGATCATAGGGATTTAACTCATATTCTTGATTCGGTTACTTTGGCTTCTTTAATTTCTAGTTGTTTCAATCTTTTTCTTACCTGGGTTTGGTTTAATTAAGTAATTGGTTTTTAGTTATTTGTTCAAGATATCAGATCAACTTGAAGTTGAGTAATTGTTCTACTTTCACCGAAGTTTCTGTTGTAATTAGTTTCACTTGTTTCTGTTAGTTTTTGTAAATGCTAAAGACGTTTGTGTTTTTACTGTTTTGGGAAGAAATAGTTCTGTTCTTTGTGATAAGTTTTCATATGTTAAAATGTTGATGTAGTCCTGTAAAAATACTGGTATTTTCAGCATCATTAAGCTTATTAGTAGAATAATCCTGAGCTTTGCTACTGATTTTTTACTTCTAGTATTACAATGATCCGAACGGCGATTGCTATGATGAAAATAAACTCAATGATAACCACAACcagattaattttattttccgtTCGCAGTTTGTGTGAGAATGTCTTCTTCAAGACCTAGCAACTCGTCCAGCAATTCAGGGCGGTCTAGACACAGTGCTAGAGTTATCGCTCAGACAACTGTTGATGCAAAGCTGCATGCAGATTATGAGGAGTCAGGTAGTTCCTTTGACTACTCGAGCTCAGTGCGCGCTGGCAGTTCAGTTGGCGGGGATCAACAACCTAGGTCTGACAAAGTGACCACTGCTTATCTCCATCACATACAGAAAGGCAAGACGATCCAACCGTTTGGATGCTTGCTAGCCTTAGATGAGAAGACTTTCAAGGTCATTGCTTATAGTGTGAATGCCCCTGAAATGCTGACTACGGTCAGTCATGCAGTCCCAAGTGTCGGGGACTCCCCTGTTCTTGGCGTAGGAACAGATATTAGAACAATTTTCACTGCACCTAGTGCCTCTGCACTGCATAAGGCCCTAGGATTTGGAGAGGTTTCTCTCTTAAATCCCATCTTAGTCCATTGCAAGACCTCTGGCAAGCCTTTCTATGCAATAACCCATCGAGTAACGGGCAGTTTGATCATTGACTTTGAGCCGGTGAAGCCTTATGAAGTCCCTATGACTGCTGCCGGGGCCCTGCAATCGTACAAGCTTGCGGCCAAAGCAATTGCCAGATTGCAGTCTTTGCCTAGTGGGAGCATGGAGAGGCTTTGTGATACAATGGTACAAGAGGTTTTTGAACTCACTGGTTATGACAGGGTGATGGCCTATAAATTTCATGATGATGATCATGGAGAAGTGGTCTCTGAGCTTACGAAGCCTGGCCTGGAGCCATATCTAGGTTTGCATTATCCATCCACTGACATCCCACAGGCTTCACGGTTCCTATTTATGAAGAATAAGGTCCGCATGATTGTCGATTGTTGTGCGAAACATGTGAAGGTTTTTCAAGATGAGAAGCTTCCGCTGGATCTCACATTGTGCGGTTCAACCCTGAGAGCCCCACACAGTTGTCATTTAGAATACATGAAGAATATGAATTCCATTGCATCTCTTGTTATGGCAGTAGTTGTTAATGAGGGGGATGACGAGGTTACCGATCCTGATTCTGTTCcacctcaaaaaaaaaagagacttTGGGGTTTGGTAGTATGCCATAATACAAGTCCAAGATTTGTTCCTTTCCCTCTCAGGTATGCCTGTGAGTTTTTAACTCAAGTGTTTGCCATCCATGTCAATAAGGAAATAGAGTTGGAAGAACAGATGGTTGAGAAGAACATCTTGCGCACTCAAACACTGTTGTGTGATATGCTGTTACGAGATGCACCCTTGGGTATTATGTCACAGAGCCCTAATATTATGGATCTGGTGAAATGTGATGGAGCTGCCCTATTGTACAAGAACAAGGTATGGAGACTTGGAATGACTCCGAGTGACTTCCAGCTTCATGACATAGCTTCTTGGCTCTCTGAGTACCATATGGATTCTACGGGTTTGAGTACAGATAGCTTGTATGATGCAGGATTCCCCGGGGCTCTTGCTCTTGGTGATGTAGTATGTGGAATGGCAGCTGTGTGGTTAACTTCCAAGGACATGCTCTTTTGGTTTCGATCCAACACTGCTGCTGAAATTCGATGGGGTGGTGCAAAACATGAAACCGGTGAGAAAGATGATGGTTGCAAAATGCACCCTAGATCATCATTCAAGGCTTTCCTTGAAGTTGTCAAAAGGAGGAGCTTGCCTTGGAAGGACTATGAAATGGATGCAATTCATTCTTTGCAGCTTATTCTGAGGAATGCATTCAAAGATGCCGGAACCACCTTGGAAGCAAACACCAAAGCAATCAATGTAAGGCTTAGTGACCTAAAACTTGAAGGGATGCAAGAACTGGAAGCTGTGACGAGTGAGATGGTCCGTTTGATTGAAACAGCGACGGTTCCCATTTTGGCTGTTGATGTTCATGGGCTGGTTAATGGGTGGAATACAAAAATTGGCGAGCTAACTGGTCTACCTGTTGATAAAGCAATCGGTAAGCATTTGCTCTCACTCGTGGAAGATTCTTCGACTGATACGGTGAAAAAGATGTTGAACTCTGCATTGCATGGTATGTCACTCATTACTCTATTTGACATTTTAGGCTTTTTAGATTTTCAAATATTACTAGAAATAGCCATATGCTCGTATGGCTGTGTACGATGTTTTCAATTATAGTCTTCTGTTTGTAATAAACTCGTcctcttttttctcttctgATCAGGCAAAGAGGAACAAAACATCCAATTCGAGATAAAAACACATGGTTCTAGGGCTGACCTTGGTCCCATCAGCTTAGTTGTGAATGCTTGTGCAAGCAGAGACATTCGGGAAAATGTTGTGGGGGTGTGTTTTGTGGCACAAGATATCACTGGTCAGAAGAATGTGATGGACAGATTCACCCGGATTGAGGGTGATTACAAAGCAATTgtacaaaaccctaaccccttGATTCCCCCAATATTTGGTACAGATGAATTTGGCTGGTGTTCTGAGTGGAATTCAGCAATGACGAAGTTAACAGGATGGAAACGAGAGGAGGTAATGGATAAAATGCTTCTGGGAGAGGTTTTTGGGATCCACATGGCATGTTGTCCTCTCAAAAGCCAGGAATCTTTTGTAAATCTTGGTGTTGTCCTGAACCATGCCATGACAAGTCAGGTGTCCGAAAAGGTTCCCTTTGGTTTCTGTGCTCGCAATGGAAAGTACATAGAATGCCTGCTGTGTGTGACTA from Pyrus communis chromosome 17, drPyrComm1.1, whole genome shotgun sequence includes the following:
- the LOC137723165 gene encoding uncharacterized protein, whose translation is MSLVEKEISSVVGGSGGGCVVGDDGDDDDDECGSGSGGSHGRCRCSEEKAKKQRGFSAGGLSRNFGRAKLVVLHPFGRSKKLLPREAKTRGSASGASSLGSSCAFSSGKMFGGGGGNGGGNKGCYFCFTKPPTLDSPMGSPTSDPEHPNFTFGMLRAFVESNEFYSKDCNPHLDIDVSPYKMD
- the LOC137722246 gene encoding phytochrome A-2-like; this encodes MSSSRPSNSSSNSGRSRHSARVIAQTTVDAKLHADYEESGSSFDYSSSVRAGSSVGGDQQPRSDKVTTAYLHHIQKGKTIQPFGCLLALDEKTFKVIAYSVNAPEMLTTVSHAVPSVGDSPVLGVGTDIRTIFTAPSASALHKALGFGEVSLLNPILVHCKTSGKPFYAITHRVTGSLIIDFEPVKPYEVPMTAAGALQSYKLAAKAIARLQSLPSGSMERLCDTMVQEVFELTGYDRVMAYKFHDDDHGEVVSELTKPGLEPYLGLHYPSTDIPQASRFLFMKNKVRMIVDCCAKHVKVFQDEKLPLDLTLCGSTLRAPHSCHLEYMKNMNSIASLVMAVVVNEGDDEVTDPDSVPPQKKKRLWGLVVCHNTSPRFVPFPLRYACEFLTQVFAIHVNKEIELEEQMVEKNILRTQTLLCDMLLRDAPLGIMSQSPNIMDLVKCDGAALLYKNKVWRLGMTPSDFQLHDIASWLSEYHMDSTGLSTDSLYDAGFPGALALGDVVCGMAAVWLTSKDMLFWFRSNTAAEIRWGGAKHETGEKDDGCKMHPRSSFKAFLEVVKRRSLPWKDYEMDAIHSLQLILRNAFKDAGTTLEANTKAINVRLSDLKLEGMQELEAVTSEMVRLIETATVPILAVDVHGLVNGWNTKIGELTGLPVDKAIGKHLLSLVEDSSTDTVKKMLNSALHGKEEQNIQFEIKTHGSRADLGPISLVVNACASRDIRENVVGVCFVAQDITGQKNVMDRFTRIEGDYKAIVQNPNPLIPPIFGTDEFGWCSEWNSAMTKLTGWKREEVMDKMLLGEVFGIHMACCPLKSQESFVNLGVVLNHAMTSQVSEKVPFGFCARNGKYIECLLCVTKKLDSEGSVTGVFCFLQLASPELQQALHVQRLSEQTAVKRSKELSYIRRQIRNPLAGIIFSRKMMEDTELGEEQQLLLHTSAQCQNQLNKILDDSDLDTIIDGYLNLEMVEFTLHDVLNAAVSQVMMKSNAKSIRVVQDAPEEIMTQTLYGDSLRLQQVVADFLAVSISFVPTGGQLTIEANLTEDQLGQSVHLVHLELRITHAGGGIPEALLNQMFGNDGDISEEGISLLVSSKLVKLMSGDVRYLREEGKSTFMISVELAAAYKMKP